A genomic region of Arachis hypogaea cultivar Tifrunner chromosome 5, arahy.Tifrunner.gnm2.J5K5, whole genome shotgun sequence contains the following coding sequences:
- the LOC112803029 gene encoding protein unc-13 homolog yields MASSHRPRRHDSSPGPFPPLSSTPPSSSAIPIPTPTPTHSRHESSPFPLLPPSSISADPLPPTSPRSRRRHSRRESLPGLSLPPIIRPISTHNRRDSCPDPFPLSPTSRAETPSSFTTSNNATTPTRSQQSQQLVRYESDPVLMPPSSPLESPQPLSPSSYFYDEQHNYVAKAKQDLYDKQSDLAWPFGDLQGIDGDDFRETAYELFFTACRSSPGFGGQSSLTFYSKHENNNGVGGGAGGAPVSQSSRVKRALGLKMMRSTLDQRISAAESPAMSPLMSPLVSPVAGGSSPKSRLVKPRKQMSMADVMRVQMQVTEQSDNRLRKTLMRTLVGQLGRQAETIILPLELLRHLKPSEFNNFQEYHLWQKRQLKMIEAGLLLYPSIPVEKTNQFAMNLREIIKNGVEQPLDTGRNSDTMRTFSNSVLSLSMRNPDGGAPTNVCHWANGYPVNVHLYIPLLQSIFDLKEETSILDEVDEMLDLMKKTWTSLGINRSIHNVCFAWVLFQKYVETGQVEHDLLCASHAMLNEVASDAKKEKDPKYVEILKSVLSSLKDWGEKRLLAYQEYFQVEAAGEIENLLPVVLLAHKILGDVAPSGEGSEGKGGDRVDDYIRSSMKNAFENALQAANAKYTECQTKKEISEVMFQLAQEIEDLANKERQSYSPVLKKWHPTAAAVAALTLNNCYGFVLKQYLTEMMTTETSETIIVLQRAKKLEDILVQMVVEDSVDCEDGGKTVVTEMVPFEVDSTIVNILKRWMDASMQRGNYCFQKAKEHENWNPKSKSEPYAKSVVELMNLAKIIVQEFFLLPVPITEDLVQELATGLQNLFKEYTMFVAACGLKENYVPNLPPLTRCNRNSKFHKFWKIATPCRVTCEDPHMYGIYEARHPHACTSRGTQRLYIRINTLHYLLQHIPSLDKSLSLSKGVVPSIRHSFKNIQTPLTNSSKSTSYFETANSSILAACQHLSEVASYRLIFFDSNSFLYETLYAGDVASARIQPGLTVLKHNLKLMTAILTERARAQAMKEIMKACFDAFLMVLLAGGTSRMFNESDYIMIQEDFENLKAVFINCGEGLVGDEAVEKESEVVEGVIALMGLSTGELMETLTNIVLSDEANGVIGHKLPMPPTTRKWSRTDPNTILRVLCYRNDKTANHYLKRTFSIAKRR; encoded by the exons atggcCTCATCCCACCGTCCCCGCCGTCACGATTCCTCCCCGGGTCCCTTCCCTCCCTTGTCCTCCACGCCACCCTCCTCCTCCGCTATTCCCATCCCCACCCCCACCCCAACCCATTCCCGCCATGAATCCTCCCCATTCCCCCTCCTCCCACCATCTTCCATTTCCGCAGACCCGCTACCACCAACGTCTCCACGATCTCGCCGGCGCCACAGCCGCCGCGAATCCTTACCAGGCCTATCCCTCCCTCCGATTATCCGTCCCATTTCCACCCACAACCGCCGCGACTCTTGTCCCGATCCCTTCCCACTATCGCCTACGTCGCGCGCCGAAACGCCGTCGTCTTTCACCACCAGCAACAACGCAACGACACCGACACGCTCTCAACAAAGCCAACAACTGGTTCGTTATGAATCAGATCCAGTTCTCATGCCTCCCTCGTCACCATTGGAATCACCACAACCATTATCCCCTTCAAGTTACTTCTACGACGAACAACATAACTACGTCGCGAAAGCCAAACAAGATCTCTACGATAAACAAAGCGATCTGGCATGGCCGTTTGGGGATCTTCAAGGAATCGACGGCGATGACTTCAGGGAAACCGCATACGAGCTGTTCTTCACGGCGTGTAGGTCCTCGCCGGGCTTCGGTGGCCAGAGCAGCCTCACGTTCTATTCGAAGCATGAGAATAATAATGGTGTGGGTGGTGGTGCTGGTGGAGCGCCGGTGTCGCAGTCGAGTAGGGTGAAGCGTGCGCTAGGGTTGAAGATGATGAGGAGCACCTTGGATCAGAGAATTTCGGCGGCGGAGTCTCCGGCGATGTCGCCGTTGATGTCGCCGTTGGTGTCGCCGGTGGCGGGAGGTAGCAGCCCCAAGTCTCGGTTGGTGAAGCCGAGGAAGCAGATGAGTATGGCGGATGTGATGAGGGTGCAGATGCAGGTGACGGAGCAGAGTGATAACCGCCTCAGAAAAACCCTAATGAGGACCCTTGTTGGCCAA CTTGGAAGACAAGCAGAAACGATCATCCTGCCATTGGAACTCCTACGCCACCTTAAGCCCTCAGAATTCAACAATTTCCAAGAGTACCATTTGTGGCAGAAGAGGCAGCTCAAGATGATTGAAGCAGGACTCCTCTTGTACCCTTCCATTCCGGTCGAAAAGACCAACCAATTCGCCATGAACCTCAGGGAAATCATAAAGAATGGTGTGGAACAGCCTTTGGACACAGGCAGGAACTCAGATACAATGAGAACTTTCAGCAACTCTGTTCTTTCCTTATCAATGAGGAACCCTGATGGTGGTGCTCCCACCAATGTGTGCCACTGGGCTAATGGTTACCCTGTCAATGTTCATCTCTATATACCTCTTCTTCAATCCATTTTTGATCTAAAGGAGGAAACTTCAATCCTTGATGAGGTTGATGAGATGCTTGACTTAATGAAGAAAACATGGACATCATTAGGGATAAATAGGTCAATTCACAATGTGTGCTTTGCATGGGTTCTGTTTCAAAAATATGTGGAAACTGGCCAAGTAGAACATGACCTACTCTGTGCCTCACATGCAATGTTGAATGAGGTTGCAAGTGATGCTAAgaaagaaaaggatccaaagtaTGTTGAGATATTGAAATCCGTGTTAAGTTCATTGAAGGATTGGGGTGAAAAGAGGTTGCTTGCTTACCAAGAATATTTCCAAGTTGAGGCTGCTGGAGAAATTGAGAACCTTCTTCCTGTAGTTTTGTTAGCACACAAGATTCTAGGAGATGTTGCACCCTCTGGTGAAGGTAGTGAAGGGAAAGGAGGGGATAGGGTTGATGATTATATTCGATCTTCGATGAAGAATGCATTTGAAAAT GCACTCCAAGCAGCAAATGCCAAATATACTGAATGtcaaacaaagaaagaaataagtGAAGTTATGTTCCAATTAGCACAAGAGATTGAAGACTTGGCAAATAAAGAAAGACAAAGTTATAGTCCAGTGTTGAAGAAATGGCATCCAACTGCAGCTGCAGTTGCAGCATTGACATTGAACAATTGCTATGGATTTGTTTTGAAGCAGTATTTAACTGAAATGATGACAACAGAAACAAGCGAGACAATTATAGTACTACAAAGGGCTAAAAAGCTAGAAGATATTTTGGTCCAAATGGTAGTTGAAGACTCGGTTGATTGTGAAGATGGTGGCAAAACAGTAGTGACTGAGATGGTTCCTTTTGAAGTTGATTCAACCATAGTTAACATTTTGAAGAGATGGATGGATGCTTCAATGCAAAGAGGGAATTACTGTTtccaaaaagcaaaagaacatgaa AATTGGAATCCAAAGTCCAAATCAGAGCCTTATGCAAAATCAGTAGTAGAGCTGATGAATTTGGCAAAGATAATTGTGCAAGAATTCTTTCTACTTCCAGTACCAATAACTGAAGATTTAGTCCAAGAACTTGCTACTGGATTACAAAATCTCTTCAAGGAGTACACAATGTTTGTAGCAGCATGTG GTTTGAAAGAGAACTATGTGCCAAATCTTCCACCACTCACCAGATGCAATAGGAATTCAAAGTTCCACAAGTTTTGGAAGATAGCTACACCATGCAGAGTAACATGTGAAGATCCACACATGTATGGAATATATGAAGCTAGGCATCCTCATGCATGTACCAGCCGCGGAACGCAGCGCCTCTACATTCGAATCAACACCTTACACTATCTCCTTCAACATATCCCTTCCCTTGACAAATCACTCTCCTTGTCCAAAGGAGTCGTTCCTTCGATTCGCCATAGTTTCAAAAATATACAGACCCCTTTAACTAACAGCAGCAAAAGCACTTCATACTTTGAAACAGCAAACTCTTCTATCTTAGCAGCATGCCAGCACCTCTCAGAAGTTGCATCCTATCGCCTCATATTCTTTGACTCGAACTCTTTCCTCTATGAAACACTCTATGCAGGGGATGTAGCCAGTGCCAGAATCCAACCAGGACTCACTGTTCTCAAGCATAACCTCAAGCTGATGACTGCGATTCTGACCGAAAGAGCCAGAGCACAGGCAAtgaaagagatcatgaaggcatGCTTTGATGCATTCCTTATGGTCCTGCTTGCTGGTGGAACCTCAAGGATGTTCAATGAGTCAGATTACATTATGATCCAAGAagactttgaaaacttgaaggcTGTGTTCATCAACTGTGGAGAAGGGTTGGTTGGTGATGAAGCAGTGGAGAAAGAGAGTGAGGTAGTTGAAGGGGTTATAGCATTGATGGGGTTGAGCACTGGAGAGTTGATGGAGACTTTGACCAATATTGTGTTAAGTGATGAGGCAAATGGTGTTATTGGACACAAGTTGCCAATGCCTCCAACTACAAGGAAGTGGAGTAGAACTGACCCCAACACAATATTGAGGGTCTTATGCTATAGAAATGATAAAACTGCAAACCATTACTTGAAGAGGACATTCTCAATAGCAAAGAGGAGATAA
- the LOC112803031 gene encoding ran-binding protein 1 homolog b, which yields MSNTEAEHREEEEAPAGEDEDTGAQVAPIVRLEEVAVSTGEENEDAILDLKSKLYRFDKDGNQWKERGAGTVKFLKHKETGKVRLLMRQSKTLKICANHLILPSMSVQEHSGNEKSCVWHARDFADGELKDELFCIRFPSIENCKSFMETFQEIAESQSKAENADASDTAGLLQKLSVEGKEGEEKKPEKESEEKTAEREPASAEKKKETESEKKDEEPSPSS from the exons ATGTCGAACACCGAAGCCGAGCACCGCGAAGAGGAGGAGGCTCCCGCCGGCGAGGACGAGGACACCGGAGCTCAGGTAGCTCCGATCGTCAGACTCGAAGAGGTCGCCGTCTCCACTGGCGAAGAAAACGAAGATGCTATTCTCGATCT TAAATCCAAGCTATATCGATTCGATAAGGACGGGAATCAATGGAAGGAGCGAGGTGCTGGAACAGTGAAGTTCCTGAAGCACAAGGAAACTGGAAAGGTTCGCCTCCTCATGAGGCAATCTAAGACGCTCAAGATCTGCGCCAATCATTTGA TTCTACCTTCGATGAGTGTGCAGGAGCACTCCGGGAACGAGAAATCATGTGTTTGGCATGCCAGAGACTTCGCCGATGGTGAATTGAAAGATGAGCTTTTCTGCATTCGGTTTCCATCGATTGAAA ATTGCAAATCATTCATGGAAACATTCCAAGAAATTGCCGAGTCCCAAAGCAAAGCCGAAAATGCGGATGCATCTGATACTGCCGGTCTCCTTCAGAAATTGAGTGTTGAAGGGAAagaaggtgaagaaaagaaacctgaaaAGGAATCTGAAGAAAAAACTGCAGAACGCGAACCTGCATCAGCtgagaagaaaaaggagacaGAATCAGAGAAAAAGGACGAAGAGCCCAGTCCCTCTTCTTGA